The sequence AATAAGGCCACACATGGCTCTTAGATTTAATGTTCTGGAAACACCAGAACAAGCCTTTCAACGAAAGTTGAAAGCGGAGGTTTAATAAATGATAAAACGAAAAAAGGTATCGAAGGGAAATACTTACAGGATAACACACATCATCTTTATCACCTTTAAACTTAAAAGCATCACTAACAGACTCACTAAAAATGTCTTTTTCTATTCTTTCAAGGCAAGCACTATCATAAAAAGAAAAAATGTCAATTCTTAAAGGAGAACACCCATATTTTTTAGGAACCTCAATAAATTTTTTCATAAAATTTTCAGCAATAACAGAATTAGCAGCTATTTCATATTCAACTCCAAAAATATCTGCGTTAGGGACCGAATATTGACTTTTGTTTGTGATTGAATAATTACATCCTTTGATATCTGATAGAACTAATTTTTTAATAGTATCTAAATATGTTTCAGATCTTTCCTGGGTACTTATTGCCTGTATAACAACATTTTTTCCAAGTAAATTATTTTTTATTTCATCATCAATAATCTTACCAACATCTGAGACCATGCAAGGACTATCAAGAAAATACCCATTAATTTTTTTGTGTTTTATAAACATTTCAATCACATTAATATAAAACGCCGATGAGTTTTCTTTGTATTTGTTCACACCTGATTTTTCCGGGATCAATATTAGGATTGTTATCTCCTTTTAATATGAAATATGTTCCTTTAGAATCTTCATCTATCTTTATAACTCTGTGAATTATTATTCCGGGAGCATAATCTGATTTGTAAGAAACAACATCCCCAAGATAGATATCGCTAGGACAATCAGGAACTATTTGTAAAGCATTGCTATCTTTATTTATCATAGGAAGCATACTCTTAGTGTCTGCAAAGGCTGCCCATTGAATATCTTTAGCTTCAATAACAACTCGATCACTATAGACTCTTATTTGATTCTCTTTCAAATAATCAGAAGGACTATCTATGTTGCGATTGCCATTTACAGGGTATTGAATGTCTAAACCAATAACATTTCCAACAAAAGCAGAACCATTATTTGCATCAACACTAGCTACAAAAGATATTAGAAAACTTGCAACAAACACACCTAGCATAAACATAGAGATTGGCTGTTTTAGTGCATTTACCACAAGTTTAAATAAACCCGAACTCATTTTTTGTTTTCACCTATAAGTGATTAATATGATACTATTTAAATATTTCGCTACTGTGCAGTAGTTTTCGCATTTTCTGATATTCACACGAAATAAACATGTTTTTAAATGAAAAATAAATTCTCAACAAAATAATGCCTCTGTAGCATAGAAGCTATTGCATCTGCCTCGTAAGCAGAAGGTCGCGAGTGCAATTCTCGCCAGAGGCTTATTAAACAATAAAAAGATTGAAGAATGAACAATTATTTACCATATAAACAATAAATATTTTTTTAACGATACATTTATAAACAAAAACCCTTTCTAAATTCATATTCTAAGAATAAAATTTTAGACGAGAACCAAGGGGCAAAAAAGGGCACAAAAATGGACGAAAATAAACAAAATAATCAAACAACTAATCAATACAGCGCACAAAATATTAAAGTTCTAGAAGGCTTAATGGCCGTAAGAAAAAGACCAGGAATGTACATAGGAAGCACAGGACCCCGAGGATTACACCACCTAATACAAGAAGTTGTAGACAACTCAATAGACGAAGCAATGGGTGGATACTGCACAAAAATAATAATAACAATACACCCAGACAACTCAGTAAGCGTAGAAGACGACGGAAGAGGAATACCAACAGACATACACCAACCACTAGGAATACCTGCACTAGAAGTTGTAATGTCAAAACTACACGCGGGAGGAAAATTCGAAAAAGACACATACAAAGTATCAGGAGGACTACACGGAGTAGGAGTATCAGTAGTAAACGCATTATCAAAAAAATTAGAAGCGACAGTATTTAGAAACGGAAAAATACACCACATAATATTCGAACAAGGAAACAAAACACAAGACATGAAAATCACAGGAACAACAGAAAAAACAGGAACAATAATAAAATTCTGGGCAGATCCTGAAATATTCACAGAAACCATAGAATACGACACAAACATAGTACAAAACAGACTAAGAGAATTAGCATTCTTAAATAAAGGCGTAAAGATACACTTCAAAGATGAAAGAAACCAAACAGAAAAAGAATTCCATTACGAAGGAGGAATAATAAGCTTCGTACAACACCTAAACGAAGGAAAAAACACTCTACACGAACCAGTATACATAGAAAAAGAAAAAGACAACATAACAGCCGAAATATGCATACAATACACAGATTCATACAACGATAAAACATTCTCATTCGTAAACAACATAAACACACACGAAGGAGGAACGCACATATCAGGATTCAAAACCGCCCTGACAAGAGCACTTAATAGCTATGCAGAAAAAAACAAAATTTTCAAAGACAAAACAACAAAACTAAGCTCAGAAGACGTACATGAAGGACTAACCGCAATAATAAGCGTAAAAGTACCAGAACCTCAATTCGAAGGACAAACAAAAACA is a genomic window of Candidatus Woesearchaeota archaeon containing:
- the gyrB gene encoding DNA topoisomerase (ATP-hydrolyzing) subunit B translates to MDENKQNNQTTNQYSAQNIKVLEGLMAVRKRPGMYIGSTGPRGLHHLIQEVVDNSIDEAMGGYCTKIIITIHPDNSVSVEDDGRGIPTDIHQPLGIPALEVVMSKLHAGGKFEKDTYKVSGGLHGVGVSVVNALSKKLEATVFRNGKIHHIIFEQGNKTQDMKITGTTEKTGTIIKFWADPEIFTETIEYDTNIVQNRLRELAFLNKGVKIHFKDERNQTEKEFHYEGGIISFVQHLNEGKNTLHEPVYIEKEKDNITAEICIQYTDSYNDKTFSFVNNINTHEGGTHISGFKTALTRALNSYAEKNKIFKDKTTKLSSEDVHEGLTAIISVKVPEPQFEGQTKTKLGNSEVKGIVDNITSIGLSTYLEENPTSAKAILEKSITAARAREAARKARELTRRKSVLESTTLPGKLSDCSEKDPSKSEIYLVEGDSAGGTAKQGRSKEFQAILPLRGKILNVEKARMHKVISSDGISTMITAIGTGIGEEFKLEKARYHKIIIMTDSDVDGAHITTLILTFFYRYMKELIDAGYIYLAQPPLYLIKKGNHKQYALREKDKDSIIKELGGMQGINIQRYKGLGEMNAEQLWDTTMNPETRTLKQIKIEDAVEADRTFTLLMGSEVEPRRNFITENAHKVQNLDL